A region of Streptomyces sp. NBC_01788 DNA encodes the following proteins:
- a CDS encoding AraC family transcriptional regulator, with product MAATGEERARHWRYEELPGVDLLRARYVRKEFVRHTHEHFVIAAIVEGVEVFHHGGSDQYAGPGTLALVNPDTPHTGRAAVPEGWRYGAVYPSPELVAEIAGETTGIRGTPGFVRPVLDDPYAVGLVHQVLRATDEGNALAADTLLRVAVTRLLRLNGGALPQREIRTAGARTAARARAVLEERMAEPPSLERLAADLGSSPFALLRAFRNAYGMPPHTWLTDARVRRARRLLDAGTAPSQAAVAVGFTDQSHLSRHFTRIVGVPPGAYQRERKNVQDSRSRLFLPSALWQNRQLSQTSAPTTEESPTPPSYGTPSGLGSP from the coding sequence ATGGCGGCAACGGGTGAGGAGCGGGCGCGGCACTGGCGGTACGAGGAACTGCCCGGTGTCGATCTGCTGCGGGCCCGCTATGTACGCAAGGAGTTCGTGCGGCACACCCACGAGCACTTCGTGATCGCCGCCATCGTCGAGGGCGTGGAGGTGTTCCACCACGGCGGCTCCGACCAGTACGCGGGGCCGGGGACGCTGGCGCTGGTCAATCCCGACACCCCGCACACCGGGCGGGCGGCGGTGCCCGAGGGGTGGCGGTACGGAGCGGTGTATCCGTCGCCGGAGCTGGTCGCCGAGATCGCCGGGGAGACCACGGGCATCCGCGGGACGCCGGGCTTCGTCCGTCCCGTGCTCGACGATCCGTACGCCGTCGGGCTGGTGCATCAGGTGCTGCGGGCCACGGACGAGGGCAACGCGCTGGCCGCCGACACCCTGCTGCGGGTCGCGGTGACGCGGCTGCTGCGGCTCAACGGCGGGGCGTTGCCGCAGCGGGAGATACGGACGGCGGGGGCGCGGACCGCGGCACGCGCGCGTGCCGTCCTGGAGGAGCGGATGGCCGAGCCGCCGAGCCTGGAGAGGCTGGCGGCCGACCTGGGCAGCAGCCCGTTCGCGCTGCTGCGGGCCTTCCGTAACGCCTACGGAATGCCGCCGCACACCTGGCTGACCGACGCCCGGGTGCGCCGGGCCAGGCGGCTGCTGGACGCGGGCACCGCGCCCTCCCAGGCCGCCGTCGCCGTCGGCTTCACCGACCAGTCGCACCTGAGCCGGCACTTCACCCGGATCGTGGGCGTGCCCCCGGGCGCCTACCAGCGCGAGCGCAAGAACGTACAAGACTCCAGGTCCCGGCTGTTCCTACCCTCGGCGTTGTGGCAGAACAGACAGCTCTCGCAGACATCCGCGCCGACGACGGAGGAAAGCCCGACGCCGCCGTCGTACGGGACGCCCTCGGGGTTGGGATCGCCGTAG
- a CDS encoding AzlC family ABC transporter permease, protein MAEQTALADIRADDGGKPDAAVVRDALGVGIAVGLSGFAFGVTSAGSGLTLWQTCALSLLVFTGASQFALVGALAAGGNPYTAAAGAFFLGVRNAFYGLRLSQLLALPRAVRPFAAQWVIDETTAVTLAQPTRRSARIGFTVTGITLYMLWNLTTLLGALGAKALGDTDPWGLDAAGPAVFLALLAPMLKTATERAVAALAVLLGLGLLPVLPAGVPVLAAALAAPAVLYLRGRRGSGARDDVREGER, encoded by the coding sequence GTGGCAGAACAGACAGCTCTCGCAGACATCCGCGCCGACGACGGAGGAAAGCCCGACGCCGCCGTCGTACGGGACGCCCTCGGGGTTGGGATCGCCGTAGGACTGTCCGGGTTCGCCTTCGGGGTGACCTCGGCGGGCAGCGGGCTCACGCTCTGGCAGACGTGCGCGCTCAGCCTGCTGGTGTTCACCGGGGCCTCCCAGTTCGCGCTGGTGGGGGCGCTGGCCGCCGGAGGCAACCCGTACACGGCGGCCGCGGGCGCCTTCTTCCTGGGTGTGCGCAACGCCTTCTACGGACTGCGCCTGTCGCAGCTGCTGGCCCTCCCGCGCGCGGTACGGCCGTTCGCGGCCCAGTGGGTCATCGACGAGACCACCGCGGTGACGCTGGCCCAGCCCACGCGGCGCAGCGCGCGGATCGGCTTCACCGTCACCGGGATCACCCTGTACATGCTGTGGAACCTCACCACGCTGCTGGGCGCGCTGGGCGCCAAGGCCCTCGGCGACACCGACCCCTGGGGCCTGGACGCGGCAGGGCCTGCCGTCTTCCTGGCGCTGCTGGCGCCGATGCTGAAGACCGCCACCGAGCGGGCCGTCGCCGCTCTGGCCGTACTGCTCGGGCTCGGTCTGCTGCCCGTGCTGCCGGCCGGTGTGCCGGTCCTGGCGGCCGCGCTCGCCGCGCCGGCCGTGCTGTACCTGCGGGGCCGTCGCGGGAGCGGCGCCCGTGACGACGTACGAGAGGGAGAGCGTTGA
- a CDS encoding AzlD domain-containing protein → MNIWIAVAVTAVGCYAVKLAGLLVPAGALERPLVKRLAALLPVALLAALTAQQTFADGHTLVLDARAAGVAAAAVALLLRAPFLVVVGAAVLVTAGVRALTG, encoded by the coding sequence TTGAACATCTGGATCGCGGTGGCGGTGACCGCTGTCGGCTGCTACGCCGTCAAGCTGGCCGGGCTGCTCGTTCCGGCGGGCGCCCTGGAGCGTCCGCTGGTGAAGCGGCTCGCCGCGCTGCTGCCCGTCGCCCTGCTGGCCGCGCTCACCGCCCAGCAGACGTTCGCCGACGGGCACACGCTCGTGCTGGACGCGCGGGCGGCCGGAGTCGCGGCCGCCGCCGTGGCGCTGCTGCTGCGGGCGCCGTTCCTGGTCGTGGTCGGGGCGGCGGTGCTGGTGACGGCCGGGGTACGCGCCCTGACGGGGTGA
- a CDS encoding DUF3046 domain-containing protein, producing MRLTVFWERMAEHFGAGYAETFARDHVMSELGGRTVHEALAAGWDAKDVWRVVCRVMNVPQERH from the coding sequence ATGCGGTTGACGGTCTTCTGGGAGCGGATGGCGGAGCACTTCGGTGCTGGGTACGCCGAAACCTTCGCGCGCGATCACGTGATGTCGGAACTCGGCGGGCGCACGGTGCACGAGGCGCTGGCGGCCGGCTGGGACGCGAAGGACGTGTGGCGCGTCGTGTGCCGGGTCATGAACGTTCCGCAGGAGAGGCACTGA
- a CDS encoding AI-2E family transporter, whose translation MAPTDETGRTAPHASPSATTPPPRSSEPAEGAAGAGARMPRWLPRAMVLAIGLVAAFQLGSWAFHQLTGLLLNALIAFFLALAIEPAVSRMAARGMRRGLATFLVFLGLTIASAGFVILLGSMLAGQIIKMVEGFPEYLDSVINWVNSTFHTELRRVDVQEGLLHSDWLRTYAQNSAAGVLDVSAQVLGGLFRLLTIALFSFYFAADGPRLRRTICSLLPPARQAEVLRAWEIAVDKTGGYLYSRGLMALVSGIAHYVLLQALGVPYALVLGVWVGLVSQFIPTIGTYLAGALPMLIAFTVDPWYAVWVLVFVVVYQQFENYMLQPKLTARTVDIHPAVAFGSVIAGTALLGAVGALIAIPAVATLQAFLGAYVKRYAVMDDPRVQGHRGRGPVPGLLDRARRMWRAR comes from the coding sequence GTGGCACCCACTGACGAGACCGGCCGGACGGCTCCGCACGCATCCCCGTCCGCGACGACGCCGCCTCCCCGGTCTTCGGAACCGGCCGAGGGCGCCGCCGGGGCGGGCGCCCGCATGCCCCGCTGGCTGCCGCGCGCCATGGTGCTCGCGATCGGCCTCGTCGCCGCCTTCCAGCTCGGCAGCTGGGCCTTCCACCAGCTGACCGGCCTGCTCCTCAACGCCCTCATCGCGTTCTTCCTGGCCCTCGCCATCGAGCCCGCGGTCAGCCGCATGGCAGCCCGCGGGATGCGGCGGGGGCTCGCGACCTTCCTGGTCTTCCTCGGCCTGACGATCGCTTCGGCGGGCTTCGTGATCCTGCTCGGCTCGATGCTCGCCGGGCAGATCATCAAGATGGTCGAGGGCTTCCCCGAGTACCTCGACTCCGTCATCAACTGGGTCAACTCCACGTTCCACACCGAGCTGAGACGGGTGGACGTGCAGGAGGGCCTGCTCCACTCCGACTGGCTGCGCACGTACGCGCAGAACAGCGCCGCGGGCGTGCTCGACGTGTCCGCCCAGGTGCTCGGGGGCCTGTTCCGGCTGCTGACGATCGCCCTGTTCTCGTTCTACTTCGCCGCCGACGGTCCGCGGCTGCGCCGCACCATCTGCTCCCTGCTGCCGCCCGCCCGTCAGGCGGAGGTGCTGCGGGCGTGGGAGATCGCCGTCGACAAGACCGGCGGCTATCTGTACTCGCGCGGCCTGATGGCGCTCGTCTCGGGGATCGCCCACTACGTCCTGCTCCAGGCCCTGGGAGTGCCGTACGCGCTCGTGCTCGGTGTCTGGGTGGGCCTGGTCTCGCAGTTCATCCCGACCATAGGCACCTATCTCGCGGGCGCCCTGCCGATGCTGATCGCATTCACGGTGGACCCCTGGTACGCGGTGTGGGTGCTGGTCTTCGTGGTGGTCTACCAGCAGTTCGAGAACTACATGCTGCAGCCCAAGCTGACCGCGAGGACCGTGGACATCCATCCCGCGGTCGCCTTCGGCTCGGTCATCGCCGGCACCGCCCTGCTCGGCGCGGTGGGCGCGCTGATCGCCATTCCCGCGGTCGCCACCCTCCAGGCCTTCCTGGGCGCCTATGTGAAGCGGTACGCCGTCATGGACGACCCCCGCGTCCAGGGCCACCGCGGACGCGGCCCGGTCCCGGGCCTGCTCGACCGCGCGCGCCGGATGTGGCGGGCCCGGTAG
- a CDS encoding aminoglycoside phosphotransferase family protein: MTHTEIAITAELVRDLLHDQHPDLADRPLRLGARGWDNQLWRLGDDLAVRLPWATRSADALLRKEHAWLPSLAPRLPLPVPVPQRLGEPSERFARPWVVTTWVPGTPADLAPATRPAEAADALGAFLSALHRPAPDEAPTGRFGRGRPLAERPDSFAEPLATATGLGLVPDPDAVRAVWEDAVRAPDWTGPALWIHSDLHPANVLTADGTFCGVIDFGDLCAGDPACDLAASWLLLPEDAVDRFHGAYRPAPDTATLRRARGWAVLQALSCVLVGDAGTHGRPGGKPTWGPPAQAALRRLVATARR, translated from the coding sequence ATGACCCACACCGAGATCGCGATCACCGCGGAGCTGGTCCGGGATCTGCTGCACGACCAGCATCCCGACCTGGCCGATCGCCCCTTGAGGCTCGGCGCGCGCGGCTGGGACAACCAACTGTGGCGGCTCGGCGACGACCTCGCCGTCCGACTGCCCTGGGCCACGCGGTCGGCGGACGCGCTACTGCGCAAGGAGCACGCCTGGCTGCCTTCCCTCGCCCCGCGCCTTCCTCTGCCGGTCCCCGTCCCGCAGCGCCTCGGCGAGCCCTCCGAGCGATTTGCGCGGCCCTGGGTCGTCACCACCTGGGTGCCGGGCACTCCTGCCGACCTCGCCCCCGCCACGCGCCCCGCGGAGGCGGCCGACGCCCTGGGGGCCTTCCTGTCGGCTCTTCACCGACCCGCCCCCGACGAGGCGCCCACCGGCCGCTTCGGCCGCGGCAGACCGCTGGCCGAGCGCCCCGACTCGTTCGCCGAGCCGCTCGCCACGGCCACCGGGCTGGGGCTGGTCCCCGACCCGGACGCCGTCCGGGCCGTCTGGGAGGACGCCGTCCGCGCGCCCGACTGGACGGGCCCGGCCCTATGGATCCACAGCGACCTGCATCCGGCCAACGTCCTCACCGCGGACGGCACCTTCTGCGGCGTGATCGACTTCGGCGACCTCTGCGCGGGAGATCCGGCCTGCGACCTGGCCGCCTCCTGGCTGCTACTGCCGGAGGACGCCGTCGACCGCTTCCACGGCGCCTACCGGCCGGCCCCGGACACCGCGACACTGCGCCGCGCCCGCGGCTGGGCCGTGCTGCAAGCGCTCAGCTGCGTCCTCGTCGGAGATGCCGGCACCCACGGCCGCCCCGGCGGCAAGCCGACCTGGGGCCCACCCGCACAGGCCGCGCTGAGACGCCTCGTCGCCACGGCTCGCCGCTGA
- the recA gene encoding recombinase RecA: MAGTDREKALDAALAQIERQFGKGAVMRMGERSKEPIEVIPTGSTALDVALGVGGLPRGRVVEIYGPESSGKTTLTLHAVANAQKAGGQVAFIDAEHALDPEYAKKLGVDIDNLILSQPDNGEQALEIVDMLVRSGALDLIVIDSVAALVPRAEIEGEMGDSHVGLQARLMSQALRKITSALNQSKTTAIFINQLREKIGVMFGSPETTTGGRALKFYASVRIDIRRIETLKDGTEAVGNRTRCKVVKNKVAPPFKQAEFDILYGQGISREGGLIDMGVEHGFVRKAGAWYTYEGDQLGQGKENARNFLKDNPDLANEIEKKIKEKLGVGVRPEEPTTEPGTDAAVTTAADATAKAAPAKATKPKATSAKS, from the coding sequence ATGGCAGGAACCGACCGCGAGAAGGCGCTCGACGCCGCGCTCGCACAGATTGAACGACAATTCGGCAAGGGCGCGGTCATGCGCATGGGCGAGCGGTCGAAGGAGCCGATCGAGGTCATCCCGACCGGGTCGACCGCGCTCGACGTGGCTCTCGGCGTCGGTGGCCTGCCGCGCGGCCGTGTCGTGGAGATCTACGGACCGGAGTCCTCCGGCAAGACGACCCTGACCCTGCACGCGGTGGCGAACGCGCAGAAGGCGGGCGGCCAGGTCGCGTTCATCGACGCGGAGCACGCCCTCGACCCCGAGTACGCGAAGAAGCTCGGCGTCGACATCGACAACCTGATCCTCTCCCAGCCGGACAACGGCGAGCAGGCCCTGGAGATTGTGGACATGCTGGTCCGCTCCGGCGCCCTCGACCTCATCGTCATCGACTCCGTCGCCGCGCTCGTCCCGCGCGCGGAGATCGAGGGCGAGATGGGCGACAGCCACGTGGGTCTCCAGGCCCGGCTGATGAGCCAGGCCCTGCGCAAGATCACCAGCGCGCTCAACCAGTCCAAGACCACCGCGATCTTCATCAACCAGCTCCGCGAGAAGATCGGCGTGATGTTCGGCTCGCCGGAGACCACGACCGGTGGCCGGGCGCTGAAGTTCTACGCCTCGGTGCGCATCGACATCCGCCGTATCGAGACCCTGAAGGACGGCACGGAGGCGGTCGGCAACCGGACCCGCTGCAAGGTCGTCAAGAACAAGGTCGCGCCGCCCTTCAAGCAGGCCGAGTTCGACATTCTCTACGGCCAGGGCATCAGCCGCGAGGGCGGTCTGATCGACATGGGCGTGGAGCACGGCTTCGTCCGCAAGGCCGGCGCCTGGTACACGTACGAGGGCGACCAGCTCGGCCAGGGCAAGGAGAACGCGCGCAACTTCCTCAAGGACAACCCCGACCTGGCCAACGAGATCGAGAAGAAGATCAAGGAGAAGCTGGGCGTCGGCGTGCGGCCGGAGGAGCCGACCACGGAGCCGGGCACGGACGCCGCG